A part of Deltaproteobacteria bacterium genomic DNA contains:
- the prfA gene encoding peptide chain release factor 1, translated as DEHREVLRERDAELRELARSELPALEARLAALDATLKHLLLPKDPNDERNTVLEIRAGTGGDEASLFAAELFRMYSRYAERHGWRVEVLSSSPTGLGGFKEVIALVQGKGAFSRLKFEGGVHRVQRVPVTETQGRIHTSAVTVAVLPEAEDVEVELADKDLRIDVYRSSGPGGQSVNTTDSAVRVTHLPTGLVVTCQDEKSQHKNKSKALKILRARLLERARSEQQSEIAANRKAMVGSGDRSEKIRTYNFPQSRVTDHRVNLTLHTLDRVLDGDIDPIVDALVVRQQAEALAAAG; from the coding sequence CGACGAGCATCGTGAGGTCCTGCGCGAGAGAGACGCCGAGCTGCGCGAGCTGGCGCGCAGCGAGCTGCCCGCGCTCGAGGCGCGCCTGGCCGCACTCGACGCGACGCTCAAGCACCTCCTCCTCCCCAAGGACCCCAACGACGAGCGCAACACCGTGCTCGAAATCCGGGCCGGCACCGGCGGCGACGAGGCGAGCCTCTTCGCCGCCGAGCTCTTCCGCATGTACTCGCGCTACGCCGAGCGGCACGGCTGGCGCGTCGAGGTGCTGTCCTCGAGCCCGACCGGCCTCGGTGGCTTCAAGGAGGTGATCGCGCTCGTGCAGGGGAAGGGCGCCTTCAGCCGCCTGAAATTCGAGGGCGGGGTGCACCGCGTGCAGCGCGTGCCGGTGACCGAGACGCAGGGGCGCATCCACACCTCGGCGGTGACCGTCGCGGTGCTGCCCGAGGCCGAGGATGTCGAGGTGGAGCTGGCCGACAAGGACCTCCGCATCGACGTGTACCGCTCCTCGGGCCCGGGCGGGCAGAGCGTCAACACGACCGACTCCGCCGTGCGCGTGACGCACCTGCCGACCGGGCTCGTCGTCACCTGCCAGGACGAGAAGTCGCAGCACAAGAACAAGTCGAAGGCGCTCAAGATCCTGCGCGCCCGGCTCCTCGAGCGCGCGCGCAGCGAGCAGCAGAGCGAGATCGCCGCCAATCGCAAGGCGATGGTCGGCTCTGGCGACCGCTCGGAGAAGATCCGCACCTACAACTTCCCGCAGAGCCGGGTGACCGACCACCGTGTCAACCTGACCCTCCACACCCTCGACCGCGTGCTCGACGGCGACATCGACCCGATCGTGGACGCGCTCGTCGTGCGCCAGCAGGCCGAGGCGCTGGCGGCGGCGGGCTGA
- the prmC gene encoding peptide chain release factor N(5)-glutamine methyltransferase: MGAAAAFVTLGDALAAAIARLAAAGVPEPRADAEVLLARALDTTRAGLVVGARRPLPETAARDFAALVGRRAGREPLHYILGEREFWSLPLAVDRRVLVPRPETELVVETALRLAPAGRRVLDVGTGSGAIAAALARELPAARVWASDVDTDALAVARANLARQAPGVALVCGDLLAPFRTAAFDLVAANPPYVADAELGGLAPEVRDHEPRVALAAGPDGLAALGRLMAEAPRVLAPGGWLVVEVGAGQAAAVRRLAEEAGAERRQAGRRGLGRAARAARAFVRSARSARAPDGPPAELDTSGFVRVEVVRDHAGIERVLAVCWGGGGWTRS; the protein is encoded by the coding sequence ATGGGCGCGGCGGCGGCGTTCGTGACGCTGGGCGACGCGCTCGCGGCGGCGATCGCTCGCCTGGCGGCGGCCGGCGTGCCGGAGCCGCGCGCGGACGCCGAGGTCCTGCTCGCGCGCGCGCTCGACACGACGCGCGCCGGCCTGGTCGTCGGGGCGCGGCGCCCGCTGCCCGAGACGGCGGCCCGGGACTTCGCCGCGCTCGTCGGCCGCCGAGCGGGGCGCGAGCCGCTCCACTACATCCTCGGCGAGCGCGAGTTCTGGTCGCTCCCGCTCGCGGTGGATCGCCGCGTCCTCGTCCCGCGGCCGGAGACCGAGCTGGTGGTGGAAACGGCGCTCCGCCTGGCGCCCGCGGGGCGGCGCGTCCTCGACGTCGGCACCGGCAGCGGGGCGATCGCGGCCGCGCTCGCGCGCGAGCTGCCCGCCGCACGGGTGTGGGCGAGCGACGTCGATACCGATGCGCTCGCCGTGGCGCGCGCGAACCTCGCCCGGCAGGCGCCGGGCGTGGCGCTGGTCTGCGGCGACCTTCTCGCGCCCTTTCGCACCGCGGCCTTCGACCTGGTGGCCGCGAACCCGCCCTACGTGGCCGACGCGGAGCTCGGCGGGCTCGCGCCGGAGGTGCGCGACCACGAGCCGCGTGTGGCGCTCGCGGCGGGGCCGGACGGGCTTGCGGCGCTCGGCCGCCTGATGGCCGAGGCACCGCGCGTGCTCGCGCCGGGCGGCTGGCTCGTGGTGGAGGTGGGGGCGGGGCAGGCGGCCGCCGTGCGGCGCCTGGCGGAGGAGGCCGGCGCCGAGAGGCGCCAAGCTGGCCGACGGGGTCTGGGGCGCGCGGCGCGAGCCGCGCGGGCGTTTGTACGCAGCGCGCGCAGCGCGCGAGCACCGGACGGGCCCCCAGCGGAGTTAGACACGAGCGGCTTCGTCCGCGTCGAGGTGGTCCGCGATCACGCCGGCATCGAGCGCGTGCTCGCCGTGTGCTGGGGAGGGGGCGGATGGACACGATCGTGA
- the murA gene encoding UDP-N-acetylglucosamine 1-carboxyvinyltransferase, translating to MDTIVIRGGAELEGEVMVSGSKNAALPLLFATLLTRERSVVRNVPALADVRTAIQVLEHLGARVTQSADGHEVAVEPGAVACTEAPYELVKTMRASFLVLGPLLARFGHARVSTPGGCAIGARPVDLHLSGLQKLGARLRISEGYVEAEADRLRGAKIVLDFPSVGATQQLMMAAALAEGTTVLENAAREPENICLARALARMGAGVRGAGTSEVTIEGCPELGGGEHAVIPDRIEAGTFMVAAAVTGGAVQVTGAPADHLEAFLAKLGEAGVAVRERESGIRVEGNGKLAAVDVKTMPYPGFPTDLQAQFMTLMTRATGTSTLTETIFENRFLHAQELVRMGADIHVDGNHAIVRGPQSLSGAPVMATDLRASVCLVLAGLAARGTTRVSRVYHLDRGYEHVEAKLSALGADIARERAAA from the coding sequence ATGGACACGATCGTGATCCGGGGGGGCGCCGAGCTCGAGGGCGAGGTGATGGTGAGCGGGTCCAAGAACGCGGCGCTGCCGCTCCTCTTCGCGACCCTGCTCACGCGCGAGCGCTCGGTGGTGCGGAACGTGCCCGCGCTGGCCGACGTGCGCACCGCGATCCAGGTGCTCGAGCACCTGGGCGCGCGCGTCACGCAGAGCGCCGACGGGCACGAGGTGGCGGTCGAGCCGGGCGCCGTCGCGTGCACCGAGGCGCCCTACGAGCTGGTGAAGACGATGCGCGCCTCCTTCCTCGTGCTGGGGCCGCTCCTCGCCCGCTTCGGCCACGCCCGCGTCTCGACCCCGGGCGGCTGCGCCATCGGCGCGCGACCCGTCGACCTCCACCTGAGCGGCCTCCAGAAGCTCGGGGCGCGGCTCCGCATCAGCGAGGGCTACGTGGAGGCCGAGGCGGACCGTCTCCGCGGCGCGAAGATCGTGCTCGACTTCCCCTCGGTGGGGGCGACGCAGCAGCTCATGATGGCCGCCGCGCTCGCTGAGGGGACGACCGTGCTCGAGAACGCGGCGCGCGAGCCGGAGAACATCTGCCTGGCGCGCGCGCTCGCGCGCATGGGGGCCGGCGTCCGGGGCGCGGGCACCTCGGAGGTGACGATCGAGGGGTGCCCCGAGCTGGGCGGCGGCGAGCACGCCGTCATCCCGGATCGCATCGAGGCAGGTACCTTCATGGTCGCGGCGGCGGTGACCGGCGGCGCGGTGCAGGTGACCGGGGCGCCCGCCGATCATCTCGAGGCGTTCCTCGCCAAGCTCGGCGAGGCGGGTGTGGCGGTGCGCGAGCGCGAGAGCGGCATTCGCGTCGAGGGCAACGGCAAGCTCGCCGCCGTCGACGTGAAGACCATGCCCTATCCCGGCTTCCCGACCGACCTCCAGGCGCAGTTCATGACCCTCATGACGCGCGCCACCGGCACCAGCACGCTCACCGAGACGATCTTCGAGAACCGCTTCCTGCACGCGCAGGAGCTGGTGCGCATGGGTGCCGACATCCACGTGGACGGCAACCACGCCATCGTGCGCGGGCCGCAGTCGCTCTCGGGCGCGCCCGTGATGGCGACCGATCTGCGCGCCAGCGTCTGCCTCGTGCTGGCCGGGCTGGCGGCCCGCGGCACGACGCGCGTGTCGCGCGTCTACCACCTGGACCGTGGCTACGAGCACGTCGAGGCGAAGCTCTCGGCGCTCGGCGCCGACATCGCGCGCGAGCGGGCGGCGGCGTGA